A stretch of the Actinomyces qiguomingii genome encodes the following:
- a CDS encoding YibE/F family protein, whose protein sequence is MPHTHSAPIELDAAEARRVRLVLAAIVVPLVAATLIGLIVLWPGDSSLVGSRPFTADGASLESATITSLDTAACADTAGALEGVSNNALLADAVCAEITSGEGEGLTMPVHIPAESLPAADVGDRLTVMYTPAALASGTPYVFVDYARQVPVTALAVVYLVLVVAVAGRKGALSVLGLLLATVVLLGFMIPALLDLASPMWVTLVGASAMMLLAVYVAHGISVRTTTALLGTFAGVVITVLLSLWGVDAANLTGATEETSLTLTAMVGGINLQALLTCGMVVAALGVLNDVTITQASAVWELHAANPALGRARLFTGGMRIGRDHIASTVYTLAFAYAGTALPLILAASLIDRSVTDTLLSGEIAEEVVRTLVSSIGLVLAIPVTTAIAAALCRAGEPDRG, encoded by the coding sequence ATGCCGCACACCCACTCCGCGCCCATCGAGCTGGATGCGGCCGAGGCCAGACGAGTGCGTCTGGTGCTGGCCGCGATCGTGGTGCCTTTGGTGGCGGCCACGCTCATCGGCCTGATCGTGCTGTGGCCGGGCGACAGCTCGCTGGTCGGCTCCCGGCCCTTCACCGCCGACGGCGCCAGCCTGGAGTCGGCCACAATCACCTCCCTGGATACTGCCGCCTGCGCCGACACCGCCGGCGCGTTGGAGGGCGTGTCAAACAACGCCTTGCTCGCCGATGCCGTCTGCGCCGAGATCACCTCCGGAGAGGGGGAGGGCTTGACTATGCCGGTGCACATTCCCGCTGAGTCCCTGCCCGCAGCCGATGTTGGCGACCGCCTGACGGTTATGTACACGCCCGCCGCGCTCGCCTCCGGTACCCCATACGTATTCGTCGACTACGCCCGGCAGGTCCCGGTGACGGCATTGGCCGTGGTCTACCTGGTGCTCGTCGTCGCCGTGGCCGGCCGTAAAGGGGCCCTGAGTGTACTGGGCCTGCTGCTGGCCACCGTCGTGTTGCTCGGCTTTATGATCCCGGCACTACTGGACCTGGCCTCACCCATGTGGGTGACGCTGGTGGGCGCTTCGGCCATGATGCTGCTGGCCGTCTACGTCGCTCACGGCATCTCCGTGCGCACCACCACCGCACTGCTGGGCACTTTCGCCGGAGTGGTCATAACCGTGCTGCTGTCCCTGTGGGGAGTGGACGCCGCCAACCTGACCGGCGCCACCGAGGAGACTTCCCTGACGCTTACGGCCATGGTGGGCGGCATCAATCTACAGGCGCTGCTCACCTGCGGCATGGTGGTGGCGGCCCTGGGCGTACTCAACGACGTGACCATCACCCAGGCCTCCGCCGTGTGGGAACTGCATGCCGCCAACCCGGCGTTGGGACGGGCCCGCCTGTTCACCGGCGGGATGCGGATAGGTCGTGACCACATCGCCTCAACCGTCTACACCCTCGCCTTCGCCTATGCCGGCACCGCCCTGCCGCTGATCCTGGCGGCCTCTCTGATCGACCGGTCGGTCACCGACACGCTCCTGTCAGGGGAGATCGCCGAAGAGGTCGTACGCACCCTGGTGTCCTCCATCGGCTTGGTGCTGGCCATCCCGGTGACCACGGCGATCGCCGCGGCCCTATGCCGTGCTGGAGAGCCGGATCGTGGCTGA
- a CDS encoding glycine--tRNA ligase yields the protein MAATPSTLDRVINLAKRRGFVFPCGEIYGGTRSAWDYGPLGVELKENIKRQWWQYMVRSRDDVVGLDSSVILPRETWVASGHVAAFTDPLIECTSCHKRLREDELQEAYAAKHGIDNPDTVTPDQLVCPNCGTRGAFTEPKAFSGLLKTFLGPVDDEAGLHYLRPETAQGIFINFTNVMSAARKRPPFGIGQVGKSFRNEITPGNFIFRTREFEQMELEFFVEPGTDEEWHQYWIDYRKAWYTDLGISEDNLRLYEHPQEKLSHYSKRTVDLEYRFGFAGGEWGELEGIANRTDFDLSTHADHSGKDLSYFDQAKNERWTPYVIEPSAGLTRSLMAFLVEAYTEDEAPNTKGGVDKRVLLRLDPRLAPVKAAVLPLSRKEELTGPARELAARLRRNWNVEYDDAGAVGRRYRRQDEVGTPLCITYDFESPEDGAVTVRERDTMAQERIPLEGVERYLAERLIGC from the coding sequence GTGGCAGCAACTCCCTCTACGCTCGACCGTGTCATCAACCTTGCCAAGCGGCGCGGCTTCGTCTTTCCCTGCGGCGAGATTTACGGCGGCACCCGCTCGGCCTGGGATTACGGGCCGCTGGGTGTGGAGCTGAAGGAGAACATCAAGCGCCAGTGGTGGCAGTACATGGTCCGCTCCCGCGACGACGTCGTCGGCCTGGACTCCTCGGTCATCCTGCCGCGCGAGACCTGGGTGGCCTCGGGTCACGTGGCCGCCTTCACCGACCCGCTGATCGAGTGCACCTCCTGCCATAAGCGGCTGCGTGAGGACGAACTCCAGGAGGCCTACGCCGCCAAGCACGGTATCGACAACCCCGACACCGTCACCCCGGACCAGCTCGTGTGCCCCAACTGCGGCACTCGCGGCGCCTTCACCGAGCCCAAGGCATTCTCCGGTCTGCTCAAGACCTTCCTCGGTCCCGTCGACGACGAGGCCGGCCTACACTACTTGCGCCCCGAGACCGCCCAGGGCATCTTCATCAACTTCACCAACGTGATGAGCGCAGCGCGTAAGCGGCCGCCCTTCGGCATTGGGCAGGTCGGCAAGTCCTTCCGCAACGAGATCACGCCCGGCAACTTCATCTTCCGCACTCGCGAGTTCGAGCAGATGGAACTGGAGTTCTTTGTTGAGCCCGGCACCGACGAGGAGTGGCACCAGTACTGGATCGACTACCGCAAAGCCTGGTACACCGACCTGGGTATCAGCGAGGACAACCTGCGCCTGTATGAGCACCCCCAGGAGAAGCTCTCCCACTACTCCAAGCGCACCGTCGACCTGGAGTACCGTTTCGGCTTCGCCGGCGGGGAATGGGGCGAGCTTGAGGGCATCGCCAACCGCACCGACTTCGACCTGTCCACCCACGCCGATCACTCCGGCAAGGACTTGTCCTACTTCGACCAGGCCAAGAATGAGCGCTGGACCCCATATGTGATCGAGCCCTCGGCCGGGTTGACGCGTTCCCTGATGGCCTTCCTGGTGGAGGCCTACACCGAGGATGAGGCACCCAACACCAAGGGCGGCGTCGACAAGCGCGTGCTGCTGCGCCTTGACCCGCGCCTGGCGCCGGTCAAGGCCGCGGTGCTGCCGCTGAGCCGCAAGGAGGAGCTGACCGGGCCTGCCCGCGAGCTCGCCGCCCGCCTGCGCCGAAACTGGAACGTCGAGTACGACGACGCCGGCGCCGTCGGCCGTCGTTACCGCCGGCAGGACGAGGTCGGCACCCCCTTGTGCATCACATACGACTTTGAGTCGCCCGAAGATGGTGCGGTGACCGTGCGCGAGCGCGACACCATGGCCCAGGAGCGCATCCCGCTTGAGGGCGTGGAGCGCTACCTGGCCGAGCGCCTGATCGGCTGCTGA
- a CDS encoding metal ABC transporter substrate-binding protein has translation MTVLTRSRRTLVASAAVFGLACLPLAACNTNSGGNTADGASLSVAASFYPIQYLAQTIGGEHANVTSVTPTNVEPHDYELSPKDVTGLSETDLVAYVSGFQPSLDDALSELSGPTVLDLADAVDLKAADDGDHDHHDADHDHHDADDADDHAEEHGAHDHNHATDPHFWLDPVRMQDAAEVIAASMSQMDPDHAADYEANLASLTETLEDLDSEYTKGLAKCERNTIVSSHAAFGYLADRYGLSQASVSGIDPESEPSPADLAKVKKIVQETNTTTIFTEDLVSSETAEALADETGATTAVLNPLESAPASGDYAEAMSTNLQELRNALSCE, from the coding sequence ATGACGGTTCTTACTCGCTCCCGCCGAACGCTCGTCGCCTCCGCTGCCGTATTCGGACTCGCCTGCCTACCACTGGCGGCCTGCAACACCAATTCCGGCGGCAACACCGCCGACGGCGCATCGCTATCCGTTGCCGCTTCCTTCTACCCGATCCAATACCTGGCGCAAACAATCGGCGGTGAGCACGCAAACGTGACCTCAGTCACGCCCACTAATGTGGAGCCGCACGATTACGAGCTATCCCCCAAGGACGTCACCGGCCTGTCCGAAACCGACCTGGTGGCCTACGTTTCAGGCTTCCAGCCGTCTCTGGACGACGCCCTGAGCGAGCTCTCCGGACCCACCGTCCTGGACCTGGCCGATGCGGTCGACCTGAAAGCTGCCGACGACGGCGACCACGATCACCATGACGCCGACCACGATCACCACGACGCCGACGACGCCGATGATCACGCCGAAGAGCATGGCGCCCATGACCACAACCACGCGACCGACCCGCATTTCTGGCTTGATCCGGTGCGCATGCAGGATGCCGCCGAGGTCATCGCCGCCTCCATGTCACAGATGGATCCCGACCACGCAGCCGACTATGAGGCGAATCTCGCCTCCCTGACCGAGACCTTGGAGGACCTGGACTCGGAGTACACCAAGGGACTGGCCAAGTGCGAGCGGAACACTATCGTCTCCTCGCACGCCGCCTTCGGTTACCTGGCAGACCGCTACGGACTCAGCCAGGCGTCGGTGTCGGGCATCGACCCCGAGTCCGAACCCAGCCCCGCAGACCTCGCCAAGGTCAAGAAGATCGTCCAGGAGACCAATACGACGACGATCTTTACGGAGGATCTGGTTTCCTCCGAAACGGCCGAGGCGCTGGCCGATGAGACCGGCGCCACCACCGCCGTGCTCAATCCGCTGGAGTCCGCCCCCGCCTCCGGCGACTACGCTGAGGCCATGTCCACCAACCTGCAGGAGCTGCGCAACGCGTTGTCCTGCGAGTGA
- a CDS encoding metal ABC transporter ATP-binding protein, which yields MINTCVVLGSNLVLDGVGLTVTQGESVALLGANGSGKSTLVKTILGLTPVHSGAVRLFGNDVERRRLVPWERVGYVPQRVGASSGVPATALEVVRSGLLSPGRPFADRGGAARRRALDALAAVGLVDRAQDHVQILSGGQSQRVLIARALVRSPELLLLDEPLAGIDRASRESLAITLAELRRQGLTLLTVLHEMGELADVVERAVVLSEGRVVFDGPKNALAHDHARHDELGHDSLDDCEHEHVHGSSEPTAHHAPVLTTSVRQAGGL from the coding sequence ATCATCAATACTTGCGTCGTACTCGGCTCGAATCTGGTTCTTGATGGTGTGGGCTTGACCGTCACCCAGGGCGAGTCGGTTGCGCTGCTGGGTGCTAACGGATCGGGCAAGTCGACCCTGGTCAAGACGATCCTGGGTTTGACCCCCGTCCACTCAGGCGCGGTGCGCCTGTTCGGCAACGATGTTGAGCGCCGGCGACTCGTCCCGTGGGAACGGGTCGGCTATGTGCCTCAACGCGTGGGGGCGTCGTCGGGTGTTCCGGCCACCGCGCTGGAGGTGGTGCGCTCCGGGTTGCTGTCCCCCGGGCGCCCCTTCGCCGACCGCGGCGGGGCCGCCCGACGCCGGGCATTGGATGCGCTGGCGGCCGTGGGTCTGGTCGACCGGGCTCAGGACCATGTGCAGATCCTGTCCGGCGGCCAGTCCCAGCGCGTACTGATCGCGCGGGCACTGGTGCGCTCTCCCGAACTGCTGCTGTTGGATGAGCCTCTGGCCGGCATCGACCGGGCCTCCCGCGAGTCCCTGGCCATAACCCTGGCCGAGTTGCGCCGCCAGGGGCTCACACTGCTCACAGTGCTGCATGAGATGGGCGAATTGGCCGACGTCGTTGAACGGGCGGTGGTGCTGTCCGAGGGACGAGTGGTCTTCGACGGCCCGAAGAATGCGCTCGCTCATGATCACGCTCGCCACGACGAGCTCGGCCACGACAGCCTGGATGACTGCGAACATGAGCATGTTCACGGCAGCAGCGAACCGACCGCCCACCACGCGCCGGTGCTGACCACCTCCGTGCGCCAGGCAGGAGGCCTCTAA
- a CDS encoding metal ABC transporter permease, producing the protein MNDFISALGQMLDSPLMQRACVVAVLVGLSAPVVGTYLVQRGLALLGDGIGHIALTGVALGWIAGAAANVTPHDAWAIPGAIIASVLGAVLIEIIRARGRTRGDVALAILFYGGIAGGVILIKLAGGTTTNLTSYLFGSIATVSASDTWFTVVLAAIVLAVGIGMRGPLFALCHDEEFARSMGLPTGALNVTVAVVAALTVSVSMRVVGALLVSAVMIVPVAIAQLVCYSFGRTMHLAMAIGVVACLTGLTITYFLAASPGAMIVVLLVGTYATVALLGGLVRTVRSRRGRRPRVSSQSEQEVHA; encoded by the coding sequence ATGAACGATTTCATATCCGCCCTTGGCCAGATGTTGGACAGTCCGCTCATGCAGCGGGCCTGTGTGGTCGCTGTGCTGGTGGGGCTGTCGGCTCCGGTGGTGGGCACCTACCTGGTGCAACGAGGGCTGGCCCTTTTGGGAGACGGTATCGGCCACATTGCCCTTACCGGCGTGGCGCTCGGCTGGATCGCCGGCGCAGCTGCGAACGTCACCCCCCACGATGCCTGGGCTATACCCGGGGCCATCATTGCCTCCGTACTCGGGGCGGTTCTGATCGAGATCATCCGCGCCCGGGGCCGAACCCGCGGAGACGTGGCCCTGGCTATCTTGTTCTATGGGGGCATTGCGGGCGGGGTGATTCTGATCAAGCTGGCCGGGGGGACGACGACGAACCTCACCAGCTATCTGTTCGGTTCGATTGCTACCGTGTCGGCCTCCGACACCTGGTTCACAGTAGTCTTGGCCGCCATCGTGCTAGCGGTGGGGATCGGTATGCGCGGCCCTCTGTTCGCCCTGTGCCATGACGAGGAGTTCGCCCGTTCAATGGGGCTGCCCACCGGAGCGCTGAATGTTACCGTGGCCGTGGTGGCGGCGCTGACCGTGTCGGTGTCCATGCGCGTGGTCGGGGCGCTGCTGGTGTCGGCGGTGATGATCGTGCCGGTGGCAATCGCCCAACTCGTCTGCTACTCCTTCGGACGTACCATGCACCTGGCGATGGCCATCGGCGTGGTCGCCTGCCTGACCGGGCTGACGATCACCTACTTCCTCGCCGCCTCGCCGGGCGCCATGATAGTGGTGCTTCTGGTGGGGACCTATGCGACAGTCGCGCTGCTCGGCGGCCTGGTGCGGACGGTCCGTTCCAGACGCGGACGCCGTCCGCGAGTCAGCAGCCAAAGCGAGCAGGAGGTGCACGCATGA
- a CDS encoding Fur family transcriptional regulator yields the protein MSNTAGAGSARHRSTWQRAAVADMLSRTDEFRSAQQIHAALQAQGTKVGLATVYRNLTAMAEAGQVDQIRSADGEVLYRECERPGHHHHIVCRSCGRTVEVAGGELEEWIRRVSAEQGYTDVEHTVEFFGLCPACSRVR from the coding sequence ATGAGCAATACAGCCGGGGCCGGTTCCGCGCGGCATCGTTCCACCTGGCAGCGGGCCGCGGTGGCAGACATGCTGTCGCGCACGGACGAGTTCCGCTCGGCGCAGCAGATTCACGCCGCCCTGCAGGCGCAGGGCACCAAGGTGGGGCTGGCGACCGTTTATCGAAACCTGACCGCCATGGCCGAGGCCGGTCAGGTGGATCAGATCCGTAGTGCCGACGGCGAGGTCCTGTACCGGGAGTGCGAGCGCCCCGGGCACCACCATCACATCGTCTGCCGCTCCTGCGGGCGCACCGTGGAAGTGGCCGGCGGCGAGCTGGAGGAGTGGATCCGCCGAGTCTCCGCCGAGCAGGGGTACACGGATGTGGAACACACGGTTGAGTTCTTCGGCCTGTGCCCCGCCTGCTCCCGAGTTCGGTAG
- a CDS encoding lichenicidin A2 family type 2 lantibiotic: MTQDYNCGPSFESLSQEEMDFVTGANGDIQPAATPTLSSVVCGGVSKFVGSAIVSFVGSFVASASSRCRD; this comes from the coding sequence ATGACCCAGGACTACAATTGCGGACCGTCATTCGAAAGTCTATCTCAGGAAGAAATGGACTTCGTGACAGGCGCGAATGGTGACATTCAGCCTGCGGCAACTCCGACGCTCTCTTCCGTTGTTTGTGGCGGCGTTAGCAAGTTCGTTGGCAGTGCTATCGTCAGTTTTGTCGGTAGTTTCGTTGCGTCGGCTTCGTCTCGTTGCCGAGACTGA
- a CDS encoding lichenicidin A2 family type 2 lantibiotic, giving the protein MNTEKVGASFDALSQTEMDFVIGAAGNVQPAATPSVTTSSLPCLKISASSVTCGGASVSGLFGLVSYMKRCI; this is encoded by the coding sequence ATGAACACCGAGAAAGTTGGTGCGTCCTTTGATGCACTAAGCCAGACCGAAATGGACTTCGTGATTGGAGCTGCTGGCAACGTGCAGCCGGCAGCCACGCCATCGGTCACGACCAGTTCACTGCCCTGCTTGAAAATATCAGCGAGTTCTGTGACTTGCGGAGGAGCGTCGGTATCTGGACTCTTCGGGCTTGTGTCATATATGAAACGCTGCATCTAG
- a CDS encoding integrase core domain-containing protein: MPGAPVPARVDAPVKQGLLELVDYATGQGWTVAKACEVLGLAERRYRRWKRRQNGVGLADARPGAAVNALMPCEIEAIVDAFETFGEKDFSHRRLAHRGSYNGLFWASASTVRRVLNDHELRFRHPARPARSKRRPFPDWATYKPNSIWIYDSTHFTACGMTVLIIEDLVSRKWITHVVSSEETHHQVRLAFEQALDAEGLLEAALERAQALKRRLTLDGDDELTPILLAVSDNGSQMIAANTRRFMAMVAIAQHFGRPATPTDQAWIESLNGTLKAEWPHLLAITDPAVLRAELDSVRTEYNSQRLHSGIGYVTPLDEHTGRGPAIRKARQEGLKRAAQQRLAYNRKQRDNQTNQEDHDDV; this comes from the coding sequence ATGCCCGGTGCCCCGGTCCCCGCCCGGGTGGATGCGCCCGTCAAACAGGGGCTTTTGGAGCTGGTGGACTACGCCACCGGTCAGGGCTGGACCGTGGCTAAGGCCTGTGAGGTCCTGGGACTGGCCGAGCGACGCTACCGGCGCTGGAAACGGCGCCAGAACGGGGTAGGACTGGCCGACGCCCGGCCTGGCGCCGCTGTCAATGCCCTGATGCCGTGCGAGATCGAGGCGATTGTGGACGCCTTCGAGACTTTCGGTGAGAAGGACTTCTCTCACCGTCGCCTGGCTCACCGAGGCTCCTACAACGGGTTGTTCTGGGCGTCGGCCTCCACCGTCCGCAGGGTCCTGAATGACCACGAGCTTCGGTTCAGGCATCCCGCCCGGCCAGCGCGCTCCAAGCGTCGTCCGTTCCCCGACTGGGCGACGTACAAGCCCAACTCGATCTGGATCTACGACTCCACTCACTTCACCGCCTGCGGCATGACTGTGCTGATCATCGAGGATCTGGTCTCACGCAAGTGGATCACCCATGTGGTCTCCAGCGAGGAGACCCACCACCAGGTCCGCCTCGCCTTCGAGCAGGCCCTGGACGCCGAAGGCCTGCTCGAGGCCGCCCTGGAACGAGCCCAGGCCCTGAAGCGCCGGCTAACGCTTGACGGAGACGATGAACTGACCCCGATCCTGTTGGCGGTGTCCGACAACGGCTCCCAGATGATTGCTGCCAACACCCGCAGGTTCATGGCCATGGTCGCCATCGCCCAGCACTTCGGACGGCCGGCGACTCCGACCGACCAGGCCTGGATCGAGTCCCTCAACGGAACACTCAAGGCCGAGTGGCCTCACCTGCTGGCAATCACCGATCCCGCTGTCCTGAGGGCCGAACTCGACTCTGTGCGCACCGAGTACAACAGCCAGCGCTTGCACTCCGGAATCGGCTACGTCACACCCCTGGACGAGCACACCGGGCGCGGGCCGGCCATCCGCAAGGCCCGCCAGGAAGGCCTGAAACGGGCCGCTCAGCAGCGCCTTGCCTACAACCGCAAACAACGAGACAATCAAACCAACCAAGAAGACCACGATGATGTCTGA
- a CDS encoding transposase, with translation MAPGRSKQVLKQWLQDQPEAWRSRIEAVSMDGFAGACSMVCVSPD, from the coding sequence ATGGCCCCGGGCCGATCCAAGCAGGTGCTCAAGCAGTGGCTCCAGGACCAGCCCGAGGCCTGGCGCAGCCGGATCGAGGCGGTCTCGATGGATGGGTTCGCGGGAGCGTGTTCAATGGTCTGTGTAAGCCCTGATTGA
- a CDS encoding IS256 family transposase — MTVTDEKKTAPSGTVPTGSGVARELAASGALDDLFEQVESGKVELTGSAGLLPALLKEALERGLQAELTDHLGYEKGEPAKAARGNARGGTTTKMIDSEVGSFEIEVPRDRAGSFTPRLVRKGQRRMDGLDSMIVSLYAGGMTVREIRHHLETTLGVELSAGTISKVTDAVCDAVMEWQNRPLEEFYPVIYLDAIRIKVRADHRVTTRSAHIAVGVDMDGIKHVLGIWVQAEEGASFWAHVCAQLANRGIKDVLIVCCDGLVGLPEAIEATWPDSLVQTCVVHLIRASMRFVAYGDRKQVAKALKPVYTAPNEEAALQALADFSDQWGSKYPEAVATWERAWERFTPFLAFPPMLRRVIYTTNSIESLNYQLRKVSKNRGQFPSDEAAVKLLWLAICNIEDKRARERDKEKNLPASKRKAKGRMVEGQVTTNWKQALAQLTAAYPERIRPYL; from the coding sequence ATGACTGTGACTGACGAGAAGAAGACCGCCCCCTCCGGGACCGTTCCGACTGGTAGTGGTGTGGCCCGGGAGCTAGCCGCCTCTGGTGCGTTGGATGATCTGTTTGAGCAGGTCGAGTCCGGCAAGGTGGAGCTCACCGGTTCTGCCGGTCTGCTGCCGGCGCTGTTGAAGGAGGCGCTGGAGCGGGGCCTGCAGGCGGAGCTGACCGACCACCTGGGCTACGAGAAAGGCGAGCCGGCCAAGGCTGCCCGTGGTAACGCCCGGGGCGGCACCACGACCAAGATGATCGATTCGGAGGTGGGCTCCTTCGAGATCGAGGTCCCCCGGGACCGGGCCGGCTCGTTTACGCCCCGCCTGGTGCGTAAGGGCCAGCGGCGCATGGATGGCCTGGACTCGATGATTGTGAGCCTGTACGCGGGCGGCATGACCGTGCGGGAGATCCGCCACCACCTGGAGACCACCCTGGGTGTGGAGCTGTCGGCCGGGACGATCAGTAAGGTCACCGACGCGGTGTGCGATGCGGTCATGGAGTGGCAGAACCGTCCCCTGGAGGAGTTCTACCCGGTCATCTACCTCGATGCCATCCGCATCAAGGTCCGTGCCGACCACCGCGTGACCACCCGGTCAGCCCACATCGCCGTAGGGGTCGACATGGACGGGATCAAGCACGTGCTGGGTATCTGGGTGCAGGCCGAGGAGGGCGCTTCGTTTTGGGCGCACGTGTGCGCGCAGCTGGCCAACCGCGGTATCAAGGACGTGCTGATCGTGTGCTGCGACGGACTTGTCGGCCTGCCCGAGGCGATCGAGGCGACCTGGCCCGACTCCCTGGTCCAGACCTGCGTGGTGCACCTGATCCGCGCCTCGATGCGGTTCGTGGCCTATGGGGACCGCAAGCAGGTCGCCAAAGCGCTCAAGCCCGTCTACACCGCCCCCAACGAGGAGGCCGCCCTACAGGCCCTGGCCGACTTCTCCGACCAGTGGGGCTCCAAGTATCCCGAGGCGGTGGCGACCTGGGAGAGGGCCTGGGAGCGGTTCACGCCGTTCCTGGCGTTCCCGCCGATGCTGCGCCGGGTCATCTACACAACCAACTCCATCGAGTCCCTGAACTACCAGCTGCGCAAGGTGTCGAAGAACCGGGGACAGTTCCCCTCCGATGAGGCAGCGGTGAAGCTTTTGTGGCTGGCCATCTGCAACATCGAGGACAAGCGCGCCAGAGAACGGGACAAGGAGAAGAACCTACCCGCCAGCAAACGCAAGGCCAAGGGCCGCATGGTCGAAGGACAAGTCACCACCAACTGGAAACAAGCCCTCGCCCAGCTCACCGCCGCCTACCCCGAACGAATCCGCCCCTACCTGTAA
- a CDS encoding transposase: MTGSFAGFKTAAAEVLPGATEVMDPFHVVALAGDKLDECRRRTQRETTGRRGV; the protein is encoded by the coding sequence TTGACAGGCTCGTTCGCGGGCTTCAAGACCGCCGCCGCCGAGGTCCTACCCGGCGCGACGGAGGTGATGGACCCCTTCCACGTGGTCGCGCTGGCCGGGGACAAGCTGGATGAGTGCCGCAGGCGTACCCAGCGCGAGACCACCGGGCGGCGGGGGGTGTAA
- a CDS encoding MFS transporter — MNDIVTKSAVEQLPKQVYYIAFATFANALGTFLVPFLPLYLEHLETASANIGAAVSCYGAGCLIACLAGGGLSDRVGRKPVIFLNLALSAAFTCLIAFIHNYLAVLVLVFFIGVCAGMSRPATNALIGDIISENTATKAYGILYWAGNLGFVASSVIGGAVAMRSFTALFMIDAGTCLCALAVLVFGLSGRSKQHTSVVKRPKVCPKGSANVPTLATIISVALLCWVIQTQAWAALPLTIVSRGMSSLDWGFISAANGLTIIVAQPIVNRIIEASGARNSLAAGCVIIGIGFSTTPLWCDLLGFLVQTATWSIGEAFVATTSPALIAMHSDAASRGRWMGYSAAAFSLASIVGPGVGGWCIENDVDEALWLTCAILGCLAALLAMRGIRVSTGGPNTEVRDVG; from the coding sequence CGTTTCTAGTGCCATTCTTGCCGCTGTATCTTGAGCATTTGGAGACGGCCTCCGCGAACATCGGCGCAGCGGTGTCATGTTACGGGGCAGGATGCCTAATCGCATGCCTTGCGGGAGGTGGCTTGTCCGACCGCGTCGGTCGCAAACCAGTGATATTCTTGAATCTGGCGCTTAGCGCCGCCTTTACTTGCCTGATTGCGTTCATACATAACTATCTAGCCGTCCTGGTCCTCGTATTCTTTATCGGTGTATGTGCAGGAATGTCAAGACCTGCGACTAACGCGCTCATTGGTGACATCATTAGTGAAAACACCGCGACAAAAGCATATGGAATATTGTATTGGGCGGGAAACCTTGGCTTCGTTGCCTCGTCGGTTATCGGAGGCGCAGTTGCTATGCGATCCTTCACTGCTTTGTTTATGATCGACGCTGGCACCTGCCTCTGCGCCTTGGCTGTACTTGTATTTGGGCTATCCGGTCGATCGAAACAGCATACATCTGTTGTAAAGCGCCCGAAGGTATGTCCAAAAGGTAGCGCCAATGTTCCGACGCTTGCAACCATAATCAGCGTGGCACTCTTATGCTGGGTCATTCAAACTCAGGCATGGGCTGCATTGCCTCTGACAATCGTGTCGCGTGGGATGTCCTCCCTCGACTGGGGATTTATTTCCGCTGCTAACGGGTTGACTATCATCGTAGCACAGCCAATCGTTAATCGGATTATTGAGGCAAGCGGAGCCCGCAATTCGCTTGCAGCCGGATGCGTAATCATAGGCATCGGTTTTAGCACGACTCCGCTTTGGTGTGATCTTCTAGGCTTCCTTGTCCAGACAGCAACGTGGTCGATCGGCGAGGCCTTCGTCGCTACGACCTCACCTGCCCTAATTGCGATGCATTCTGACGCTGCTAGCCGGGGGCGATGGATGGGATACTCCGCCGCCGCGTTTTCCCTCGCAAGCATCGTCGGCCCAGGCGTCGGCGGATGGTGTATTGAAAACGATGTCGACGAGGCCCTTTGGCTCACATGCGCCATCTTAGGATGTCTCGCGGCATTGTTAGCGATGCGTGGTATTCGAGTATCGACCGGAGGCCCCAACACGGAGGTCAGAGATGTTGGTTGA